Proteins encoded within one genomic window of Aerococcus viridans:
- a CDS encoding manganese catalase family protein, whose protein sequence is MYIRKSKLQYHAKPEKSNPILARRLQEILGGQWGETTGMLAYTLQGWNTVGNEKYKDLLLDTGTEEIGHMEMLATMINDLLRDAPTDTIEEFARTSDPATAAILGGMDPQHAFVNGLGAGLSDSNGNPWSANFITSSGNLLADMRFNVVRESQARLQVSRNFLQTEDKGVRDMLSYLMARETQHQLQFLKACEELEEKYGPVVPHGTQDLQKQGKEFTHTLYNFSEGEASQALEGETARDGNKFHYSSDPIMAGGEPDLTAAPEILRNTPPEDPNTTVEEGRRMLEGE, encoded by the coding sequence ATGTACATCAGAAAATCAAAATTACAGTATCATGCAAAACCTGAGAAGAGTAATCCTATTCTCGCACGACGCTTACAGGAGATTTTGGGGGGTCAATGGGGCGAAACTACAGGAATGTTGGCCTATACGCTTCAAGGTTGGAACACTGTTGGCAATGAAAAATATAAAGATTTATTATTAGACACTGGTACGGAAGAAATAGGCCATATGGAAATGTTAGCCACCATGATCAATGACCTATTACGTGACGCTCCTACTGATACGATAGAAGAATTTGCGAGAACTAGCGATCCAGCGACTGCTGCAATACTTGGTGGTATGGACCCTCAACATGCATTCGTCAATGGTCTTGGTGCAGGGCTATCTGATTCTAACGGAAACCCGTGGAGCGCAAATTTCATCACCTCAAGCGGTAATTTACTCGCTGATATGCGTTTCAATGTTGTCCGTGAATCACAGGCTCGCCTTCAAGTATCACGTAACTTCCTGCAAACGGAGGATAAAGGTGTTCGCGATATGCTAAGCTACCTCATGGCTCGTGAAACGCAGCACCAACTTCAATTCTTAAAAGCTTGTGAAGAATTGGAAGAAAAATATGGTCCAGTTGTACCACACGGTACTCAAGACTTACAAAAACAAGGTAAGGAGTTTACACATACACTTTACAACTTCTCAGAAGGAGAAGCCTCTCAAGCACTCGAAGGAGAAACTGCCCGTGATGGGAACAAATTCCACTATAGTAGTGACCCCATCATGGCAGGTGGTGAGCCTGATCTAACAGCTGCCCCAGAAATATTAAGAAATACGCCACCTGAAGATCCAAACACTACTGTTGAAGAAGGGCGCAGAATGCTTGAAGGTGAATAA
- the coaD gene encoding pantetheine-phosphate adenylyltransferase, protein MTTKGRALYAGSFDPLTMGHVDMIERAAKMFDYVYVAVATNTTKTSLFTGEEKLVLAQEATQHLDNVEVIYLKSGLTVNFARELDCGILIRGLRNGSDFEQETNIALMNKHQAPDIETVLLLSSEKYRFVSSSIIKEVAKFNGDISGVVPPNVNEAIKAKYAELNG, encoded by the coding sequence ATGACAACAAAAGGAAGAGCCTTATATGCTGGGTCTTTTGACCCCTTAACCATGGGCCATGTGGACATGATTGAGCGGGCAGCCAAGATGTTTGACTACGTCTACGTCGCTGTCGCAACAAATACCACCAAAACCTCTTTATTTACTGGCGAGGAGAAATTAGTCTTAGCCCAGGAAGCCACTCAACATCTAGATAATGTAGAGGTAATCTACTTAAAATCTGGCCTAACAGTGAATTTTGCTAGAGAATTGGACTGCGGTATTTTGATTCGCGGTTTGCGTAACGGCAGTGACTTTGAACAAGAAACCAATATCGCCCTAATGAACAAGCACCAAGCGCCAGATATTGAGACCGTTCTTTTATTATCAAGTGAGAAATATCGCTTTGTTTCAAGCTCCATTATTAAGGAAGTAGCGAAGTTTAATGGAGACATTTCGGGCGTTGTACCACCAAATGTCAACGAAGCCATTAAAGCCAAATATGCTGAATTAAATGGTTAA